The sequence below is a genomic window from Sphingobacteriales bacterium.
CGGGGTTTATAACTTCCATTTTAACAGACTTCCCGTTGATATGGAAGAATACGAGGGAATTTTGAACAGAAAATTTTTTGACAGACTCAGTCCATGGGGTCAGTTCCTGTGCATATACCGGAGCACCAGCAGTTCCATTGGTGATTTGCCATATACTTCGGGTAAGCGTAATTTTTTTTCCGTTATAATCGTCAGTATAGATTTTTGTCTGAGGCGTAATTTCCATTCTGGAATAATTATGTTCGTCTCCACACAACACAGCCACAGTTTTCCTGCTGGCATTGACAATCAAATCGAGTATTTCGTCTCTTCTTTCAATAATACCGGTACGCATGGCATTTCCGGTTACTACGGCCCTGACCCTGTTATTCCCGTTGTACCAGAAAGCATCGGCTGCATGTCCGCCATTCGGGAAGAAAGGTGTATGCAAAGTGATGAAAATGTGGTCAATATCTTTATCAGCTTCCAGTTTGTTGATGGTGGTACGTAGCCAGCTCAACTGGTTGTCCATGATGTATCCTGCAGGATTGCCACTTGTCAGGACGTTTTGAGAAACGCTCGGGCTGAACCAGTAATGCGTATTAAGTACCACGATGGCTACATTGTCGTAGGTGTAATAATATACATTTTCAGAATAGGTAGGAAAATCAATACTTTTAGGGTCGGGGTCATAAGGTGCACCGTCTTCCGATTTGGGGCCATTTTCAGGATTGGTGAAATTTTCGGCAAATACAGCCTCTGATGATTCCTTGTCGAAGGGAAATTTATCAAGCATGTAGCGTTTCCCGATTTCATCGTCAGGAAACATATACATGAGCAATTCATGATTGCCCATGGCTGTGTAAACAGGCATATAATGTGCCCATGGCTCAACGGCTTTTTTCCAGTTGGCATACTGATGATTGATTTCATCTTTGCTCAGGCAATAACCATTGATTAAGTCGCCAGAGAACTGGAAGAAAGAAACATTTTTCATGGAAGCGAGAGACATGAATTTTCTGACCGTATAATAATTTACCCCATACGCATTGCGCTCACCACCTCCGGCTCCATAGCGGGAATCACTGGCGAAAGCAAAGCTGAACGGCTGCCGGCTACCCGGTTTGGGGAGTGTAGTAAATGAAAACTGATAGGTAATTCCGCCAACGATAATCCGGTAAACATATTCGGTGGCAGGAAAAAAGCCCTTGATTTCAATTTCGTGTTTTTTGGAAGGAGTTGTTTCAGGGAAGTCTTTTGTCTTTTTAATCCCTTGTGAAAGGTATTCAACGGTGAGAATCAGCGCTTCGGGTTGTGAAGTCGTAAAAGCCACGGTACAGCCTTCAGTGGTTACTTTACTGACAAAAGGACCTTCCACAATGGTGTTGACCACTTCAAAAGGGCCTGCTCCACGGAAAGCAACCCGCCCTTCATAAATCATTTTTCCACTTTGATCGAGAATGCGGTAACCGATTAAACCTTTTTTATTTTGTCCCCATGCAACAATATCGTTCAGGTCGGAGAGGTCTTTCCGTATGTTTATGCTTGCTTTTCCTGCCGTGATGGCAACAGGTGTTTTTGAATAAAAAGGAACCGGATATCTGACATCGTTCAGCGGGATAAGACCGAAAAACAATGTCCCGTTAAAATTTGGAAGTTTGAAATCGAAATCGATACCGCTTTCACTACCTTTTGCAGCCTGATAGAAATTCTGCAGGCTATAGATGGCCGGAGCAGAAAAGGAGGTTAATTTTAGCCCGTCATTGTCGAAAATAATTTCACCTTTAGGGCTTGGGCTCAGGTTGGTATAAACCTTAGGAATGATTATCTGTCCATGAACGTTTTTAATCAAAACGACAGAAAAAATCAGAATGAAAAATTTTTTCATAGCAAAAGATTTGACGTTAAACAAAAATGAACGTTGCTTGAGCAAAAATTTTTTTGTTAAAAAACAAATTGCAGTTTTACAATAAAAATTTTTTATTACAAAAGTATGGAGAAAATTGATTGAAGGGATAAATTTTGAAAATCATTGATTTTTTGGCATATTTTCTCAAAGCTGTCTATTTTTGCAGGTGAAATAAAACTTTTGCTAATTATCATGTCGAAAAATATCATAAATGTCGGGGATGTTGAATGTGGCGGGAGAAATTTATTTTTAATATCCGGTCCATGTGTCATTGAAGATGAATTGATTATGATGAAGACTGCCCGGCATTTAAAGGAAGTTGGCGAGCGGTTGGGGATAAAAATCATCTATAAATCATCGTTTAGCAAAGACAACAGGAGTTCATTGGCTTATTATCAGGGTCCTGGCATCGAAGAAGGATTGAAGTTACTTGAAAAGGTAAAGAGTGAGTTTGATATGCCTGTTTTAAGCGATATTCATTTTCCACAGCAGGCTGAGATGGCCGCAGAAGTGTTGGATGTCATACAGATTCCGGCCTATTTGTGTATGCAGACAAGTCTTGTAGTGGCAGCAGCAAAAACAGGTAAGGTATTGAATATCAAACATGGACAGTTTATTGCACCCGAAAATATGCTTCATCCGGTCAAAAAAGCTGAGGATTGCGGCAATCATCAGATCATACTCACTGAAAGGGGATATACCTTTGGTTATAATGATCTGGTGGTGGACCCCAGAAGTTTTCATCATTTAAACAAAATCGGCTATCCGGTGGTTTTTGATATTACCCATTCGGTCAGGAAATACGGGATTCCCAGTGCCGATCCGAAAGGAGGAGCACGTGAATTTTTACCGGTACTTGCCCGGGCAGGAGTCGCAGCCGGAGTAGATGGCATTTTTATCGAAACCCATCCGAATCCTTCAGAGGCACTTTGTGATGCAGCCAGCCAGCTTTGTGTTTATGACCTTGAGGCATTCGTCAGGCCTTTACTTGAATTGCATGAGATCGAATTGAAATACAGAGAATTATAATTTATGGAACTTTACCTTGATTCAGTTGACCTGAATGAAATAGAACAGGCCTTTTCGCTGGGTTTTTTAACAGGACTCACCACAACTCCCACCTTTATGCACCGGCAGGGCATAAAAAATATTGATGAAGCCATTGTGAAGCTATCTGAGAAAGTGCCTGTACTTCAACTCGAAGCCATTGGCGAATCTTCTGAAGACATTATCGGAGAAGCAGAGCGGTTGCTGTCGTTGGGATTAAATCCGGGAAAAACTGTTTTTAAAATACCGGTTTCCTTTGAGGGGGTAAAAGCATGTAAAAAGCTGATTGACAAAGGAATACTGGTTAATATACATTTGGTTTACACGATTCAGCAGGCGTATATGGCTATGGCTGCCGGGGCAACCTATATTTGTCCTCTGGTAGGCAGGCTGCAGGACCAGGGACAAGATGCGCTGGGCTTGATTGACCAATGTGTATCAGCCGTTAATTATTACGGTTATTCGTCAAAAATCATGTTTTCGTCTGTCAGGAATATTGAGCATGTGAAAAATGCGATTAATCTTGGGGTTCATGCCTGCACCATGCCGTGGTATGTGCTGAAAAACCTGACACAAAACAGTTTTACCACACTTGGCACCAATGAGTTTTTACAACATAGCCGGCTGTTGAATATGAAAGCGGGAGATGTTATCAGAAGAGAAAATCCTGTTGTTAAACTAAATGACAACATTACAGAAGCAATCAAACAAATGACGAGCTCGGGACTTGGTGCCGTATCAGTAGTGGATGAATCCGGTAAGCTCACCGGAATATTTACAGATGGTGATTTGAGGAGAAATCT
It includes:
- the kdsA gene encoding 3-deoxy-8-phosphooctulonate synthase, encoding MSKNIINVGDVECGGRNLFLISGPCVIEDELIMMKTARHLKEVGERLGIKIIYKSSFSKDNRSSLAYYQGPGIEEGLKLLEKVKSEFDMPVLSDIHFPQQAEMAAEVLDVIQIPAYLCMQTSLVVAAAKTGKVLNIKHGQFIAPENMLHPVKKAEDCGNHQIILTERGYTFGYNDLVVDPRSFHHLNKIGYPVVFDITHSVRKYGIPSADPKGGAREFLPVLARAGVAAGVDGIFIETHPNPSEALCDAASQLCVYDLEAFVRPLLELHEIELKYREL
- a CDS encoding CBS domain-containing protein, whose protein sequence is MELYLDSVDLNEIEQAFSLGFLTGLTTTPTFMHRQGIKNIDEAIVKLSEKVPVLQLEAIGESSEDIIGEAERLLSLGLNPGKTVFKIPVSFEGVKACKKLIDKGILVNIHLVYTIQQAYMAMAAGATYICPLVGRLQDQGQDALGLIDQCVSAVNYYGYSSKIMFSSVRNIEHVKNAINLGVHACTMPWYVLKNLTQNSFTTLGTNEFLQHSRLLNMKAGDVIRRENPVVKLNDNITEAIKQMTSSGLGAVSVVDESGKLTGIFTDGDLRRNLGQFGEQVFMKKMAELAHPLPVSVESDTILQDVIAVFKERKIDNIIVTQSGKPIGMIDIQDITDLKLL